The following are encoded together in the Apodemus sylvaticus chromosome 11, mApoSyl1.1, whole genome shotgun sequence genome:
- the Tug1 gene encoding taurine up-regulated 1 has translation MTGRASRDSAFRTALRPPPQLPQPPLCLQALARPPPLPGLVGRRSGRAVDRAIGWRLFLLLWHPALGAQARPPRRAPGGRWRSRRVFLLVRRTRAAAYAFAIRRGVVRVVGGGGQLLRPAPGEAAGEAGVAGAGLEAWRHPSGPARTQLEGQEGAGGWLVVGFLLCLFLLMPP, from the exons ATGACAGGACGAGCGTCACGAGATTCAGCGTTCAGGACGGCTCTGCGGCCGCCGCCACAGCTACCTCAGCCACCGCTTTGTCTCC AAGCCCTGGCGcgccctccccccctccccggtCTGGTAGGGCGAAGGAGCGGGCGTGCGGTCGATCGAGCGATCGGTTGGCGGCTCTTTCTCCTGCTCTGGCATCCAGCTCTTGGGGCGCAGGCCCGGCCGCCGCGGCGCGCGCCCGGTGGCCGTTGGCGCTCGCGCCGCGTCTTTCTTCTCGTACGCAGAACTCGGGCGGCGGCCTATGCTTTTGCGATCCGACGAGGGGTCGTCCGGGTGGTTGGCGGCGGCGGGCAACTGCTCCGCCCCGCTCCCGGGGAGGCGGCGGGGGAGGCTGGGGTGGCCGGGGCCGGCCTGGAGGCCTGGCGCCACCCTTCAGGGCCTGCTAGGACCCAGTTGGAGGGTCAGGAGGGAGCTGGAGGATGGTTGGTGGTGGGCTTTCTCCTTTGCCTTTTCCTGCTTATGCCACCTTAG